A single Lactuca sativa cultivar Salinas chromosome 8, Lsat_Salinas_v11, whole genome shotgun sequence DNA region contains:
- the LOC111919786 gene encoding uncharacterized protein LOC111919786 encodes MSTQTFQTETRASIKNLEQQMSQLATSVGRLESQGKLPGHTENNPKHNVSAIFLKNGKTYEGPSSSEPENKDEAEFEEVLIEEGDVEGIEKETEVEEFKEVFVEEESEKLEEKETPTLPKPILKEYKPLPPFPSRPKSTKRERDDEDIMKILHKVEVNISLLDVIKHIPRYAKFLKNLCISMKKKMKFNEIVKAGKNISSIFQKGLPPKCKDLGIFLVPCKLGNLDFSKAMLDLGASVIVLPYFVFEKLKMGTLQKTRTIIQLADHSAIHPKGVLEDVLVQVDKLIFPADFYILDMGNLDTSDTNSIILGRPFMKTAKTKIDVFNGMIPIEFDEEVVKFQINNVDFPSENISVSYMGTNRPLLEGWCEFSNIYVQENFQDRNSSDSISKELAEDKLGEVEEVEMKSATEEESNKNLIRKMFLDKEKVGDVFSYMNLKRRKFKESEGLI; translated from the coding sequence ATGAGCACCCAAACATTCCAAACCGAAACTAGAGCTAGTATCAAGAATTTGGAGCAACAGATGTCTCAACTTGCCACTTCTGTGGGTCGTCTGGAGTCTCAAGGAAAGTTACCAGGGCATACTGAAAACAATCCAAAGCATAATGTGAGTGCTATTTTCTTGAAAAACGGGAAAACATATGAAGGCCCAAGCTCATCTGAACCAGAAAACAAAGATGAAGCAGAGTTTGAAGAGGTTCTGATAGAAGAAGGAGATGTGGAAGGGATAGAAAAAGAAACTGAAGTTGAAGAGTTTAAAGAGGTGTTTGTTGAAGAAGAATCTGAAAAGCTAGAAGAAAAAGAAACTCCAACACTACCCAAGCCAATTCTGAAGGAGTACAAGCCATTACCTCCATTCCCATCAAGACCGAAGAGTACGAAGCGCGAAAGAGATGATGAAGATATTATGAAAATTCTTCACAAGGTTGAGGTAAATATCTCACTTTTAGATGTTATAAAGCACATCCCTCGCTATGCTAAATTTCTGAAAAATTTATGTATttctatgaaaaaaaaaatgaaatttaatgaAATCGTGAAAGCTGGCAAAAATATATCATCTATTTTTCAAAAAGGTTTGCCTCCAAAGTGCAAGGATCTGGGGATTTTCTTAGTTCCTTGTAAATTAGGGAACCTTGATTTTTCAAAAGCCATGCTTGATTTAGGAGCTTCAGTAATTGTCCTTCCctattttgtttttgaaaaattaaaaatgggAACTTTACAAAAGACCAGGACAATTATACAGTTGGCTGACCACTCGGCAATACACCCAAAAGGTGTGTTGGAGGATGTTCTTGTCCAAGTGGATAAACTGATTTTTCCTGCTGATTTTTACATTTTGGACATGGGAAACTTGGACACTTCAGATACAAACTCTATTATTTTGGGAAGACCTTTTATGAAAACTGCAAaaacaaaaattgatgtttttaatGGCATGATTCCAATTGAGTTTGATGAGGAAGTGGTTAAATTTCAAATTAATAATGTTGATTTTCCTTCTGAAAATATTTCTGTCAGTTATATGGGTACCAACCGTCCTTTATTAGAGGGCTGGTGTGAGTTTTCTAATATCTATGTGCAAGAAAATTTTCAAGACAGGAATTCATCTGATAGTATATCCAAAGAGCTGGCAGAAGATAAGCTTGGGGAGGTGGAAGAGGTTGAGATGAAATCTGCTAcggaagaagaatcaaataaaaatCTGATAAGGAAAATGTTTTTGGACAAAGAAAAGGTGGGAGATGTGTTCTCATATAtgaatctgaaaagaagaaagtttAAAGAATCTGAAGGACTTATCTGA